From the genome of Neodiprion pinetum isolate iyNeoPine1 chromosome 3, iyNeoPine1.2, whole genome shotgun sequence, one region includes:
- the LOC124215125 gene encoding lysosomal acid glucosylceramidase-like isoform X1, whose protein sequence is MQRFYLLLILWICAAESLPCVPRDFGNGGTVCVCNATYCDSTPELEIPDIGSFVRYVSSRDGLRLDPTEGAFTNESATADVTLQLDLNTTFQSIHGFGGAFTDAAGINIKLLSNATADYILRSYFGEEGSRYNLGRVPIGGSDFSTRVYTYDDTQSADTQLHNFSLAEEDIKYKIPLMQEALRMNRDLRFFASAWTAPPWMKTNNDYTGFGFLLEEYYQVYAEYTVKFMDEYKSYGLKMWAMTTGNEPSLGIIPESSINSMGWTPSGMGKWVAENLGPTMSKSEHKDTIILAFDDQKFGLPWYVSDMFSNKVAKNYTAGIAFHWYWDSIVPSWVIDRTHYHFPEKFLIMTEASVVETPSIRTGDKPWQFDKVPLGSWERGEMYITDIMDNLQHWVTGWVDWNLALNHHGGPNWSSNFVDSAIIVNAENDEFYKQPMFYGLAHFSKFIPRGSVRLKLSQEGSSTIAVAFKTPDNKIVIVLYNTLTENQHAVIRDQERGIIDLQLPPKSIHTIMYK, encoded by the exons CGGAATCTCTTCCCTGCGTGCCTCGAGATTTCGGAAATGGGGGAACAGTGTGCGTGTGCAACGCTACTTACTGCGACAGTACACCAGAGCTCGAAATTCCGGATATCggttcgttcgtgcgatacgTCTCGAGCCGAGACGGCTTGAGATTGGATCCAACGGAGGGTGCTTTCACCAACGAATCGGCAACCGCTGACGTCACTCTTCAGCTGGATCTTAACACTACTTTTCAAAGTATTCACGGATTTGGAGGTGCTTTTACCGACGCGGCCGGCATcaacataaaattattgagCAATGCTACAGCGGACTATATACTTAG ATCGTACTTTGGCGAGGAAGGTAGTAGATACAACCTAGGTCGTGTGCCCATTGGTGGGTCCGACTTCTCCACACGAGTATATACTTACGACGACACCCAGAGTGCTGATACGCAACTTCACAACTTCAGCCTGGCAGAGGAAGATATCAAGTACAAAATTCCACTGATGCAAGAGGCTCTTAGAATGAATCGCGATCTAAGATTCTTCGCATCTGCGTGGACTGCTCCGCCTTGGATGAAGACAAATAATGATTACACGGGTTTCG GGTTTCTCCTTGAAGAGTACTACCAGGTGTACGCTGAGTACACTGTGAAATTTATGGATGAGTACAAAAGCTATGGACTCAAAATGTGGGCGATGACGACAGGCAATGAACCGTCTCTCGGTATCATACCAGAGTCTAGTATTAACAGCATGGGGTGGACACCGAGTGGCATGGGCAAATGGGTGGCGGAAAACCTCGGCCCTACCATGAGCAAATCCGAGCACAAAGATACCATAATTTTGGCTTTCGACGACCAGAAATTCGGCCTGCCCTGGTACGTCTCTGATATGTTTAGCAACAAGGTGGCAAAAAACTATACGGCCGGTATTGCATTCCATTGGTACTGGGATAGTATTGTACCTTCTTGGGTGATCGATCGAACCCATTATCATTTTCCTGAGAAGTTTCTAATCATGACCGAGGCCTCGGTTG TCGAAACACCGTCTATTCGTACAGGAGATAAGCCATGGCAATTTGACAAAGTCCCCTTAGGATCCTGGGAACGAGGGGAAATGTACATTACGGATATCATGGAC AATCTGCAACATTGGGTTACCGGCTGGGTGGACTGGAATTTAGCTCTTAACCATCATGGTGGTCCCAATTGGAGTAGCAACTTTGTTGATTCCGCAATCATCGTGAATGCTGAGAATGACGAGTTTTACAAACAACCAATGTTCTACGGCTTAGCCCACTTCAGTAAATTCATTCCACGAGGTTCTGTCAGATTGAAGCTCAGTCAGGAGGGAAGCTCTACAATTGCTGTCGCCTTCAAGACTCCGGACAATAAAATTGTTATAGTTCTGTACAATAC aCTCACTGAAAATCAGCATGCAGTTATCCGTGACCAAGAAAGAGGAATCATCGACTTACAGCTACCACCGAAATCCATTCACACCATTATGTATAAGTAA
- the LOC124215125 gene encoding lysosomal acid glucosylceramidase-like isoform X2 produces the protein MQRFYLLLILWICAAESLPCVPRDFGNGGTVCVCNATYCDSTPELEIPDIGSFVRYVSSRDGLRLDPTEGAFTNESATADVTLQLDLNTTFQSIHGFGGAFTDAAGINIKLLSNATADYILRSYFGEEGSRYNLGRVPIGGSDFSTRVYTYDDTQSADTQLHNFSLAEEDIKYKIPLMQEALRMNRDLRFFASAWTAPPWMKTNNDYTGFGFLLEEYYQVYAEYTVKFMDEYKSYGLKMWAMTTGNEPSLGIIPESSINSMGWTPSGMGKWVAENLGPTMSKSEHKDTIILAFDDQKFGLPWYVSDMFSNKVAKNYTAGIAFHWYWDSIVPSWVIDRTHYHFPEKFLIMTEASVGDKPWQFDKVPLGSWERGEMYITDIMDNLQHWVTGWVDWNLALNHHGGPNWSSNFVDSAIIVNAENDEFYKQPMFYGLAHFSKFIPRGSVRLKLSQEGSSTIAVAFKTPDNKIVIVLYNTLTENQHAVIRDQERGIIDLQLPPKSIHTIMYK, from the exons CGGAATCTCTTCCCTGCGTGCCTCGAGATTTCGGAAATGGGGGAACAGTGTGCGTGTGCAACGCTACTTACTGCGACAGTACACCAGAGCTCGAAATTCCGGATATCggttcgttcgtgcgatacgTCTCGAGCCGAGACGGCTTGAGATTGGATCCAACGGAGGGTGCTTTCACCAACGAATCGGCAACCGCTGACGTCACTCTTCAGCTGGATCTTAACACTACTTTTCAAAGTATTCACGGATTTGGAGGTGCTTTTACCGACGCGGCCGGCATcaacataaaattattgagCAATGCTACAGCGGACTATATACTTAG ATCGTACTTTGGCGAGGAAGGTAGTAGATACAACCTAGGTCGTGTGCCCATTGGTGGGTCCGACTTCTCCACACGAGTATATACTTACGACGACACCCAGAGTGCTGATACGCAACTTCACAACTTCAGCCTGGCAGAGGAAGATATCAAGTACAAAATTCCACTGATGCAAGAGGCTCTTAGAATGAATCGCGATCTAAGATTCTTCGCATCTGCGTGGACTGCTCCGCCTTGGATGAAGACAAATAATGATTACACGGGTTTCG GGTTTCTCCTTGAAGAGTACTACCAGGTGTACGCTGAGTACACTGTGAAATTTATGGATGAGTACAAAAGCTATGGACTCAAAATGTGGGCGATGACGACAGGCAATGAACCGTCTCTCGGTATCATACCAGAGTCTAGTATTAACAGCATGGGGTGGACACCGAGTGGCATGGGCAAATGGGTGGCGGAAAACCTCGGCCCTACCATGAGCAAATCCGAGCACAAAGATACCATAATTTTGGCTTTCGACGACCAGAAATTCGGCCTGCCCTGGTACGTCTCTGATATGTTTAGCAACAAGGTGGCAAAAAACTATACGGCCGGTATTGCATTCCATTGGTACTGGGATAGTATTGTACCTTCTTGGGTGATCGATCGAACCCATTATCATTTTCCTGAGAAGTTTCTAATCATGACCGAGGCCTCGGTTG GAGATAAGCCATGGCAATTTGACAAAGTCCCCTTAGGATCCTGGGAACGAGGGGAAATGTACATTACGGATATCATGGAC AATCTGCAACATTGGGTTACCGGCTGGGTGGACTGGAATTTAGCTCTTAACCATCATGGTGGTCCCAATTGGAGTAGCAACTTTGTTGATTCCGCAATCATCGTGAATGCTGAGAATGACGAGTTTTACAAACAACCAATGTTCTACGGCTTAGCCCACTTCAGTAAATTCATTCCACGAGGTTCTGTCAGATTGAAGCTCAGTCAGGAGGGAAGCTCTACAATTGCTGTCGCCTTCAAGACTCCGGACAATAAAATTGTTATAGTTCTGTACAATAC aCTCACTGAAAATCAGCATGCAGTTATCCGTGACCAAGAAAGAGGAATCATCGACTTACAGCTACCACCGAAATCCATTCACACCATTATGTATAAGTAA
- the LOC124215128 gene encoding uncharacterized protein, whose product MGKKRNHDHSPSREMKKKVFAERLRGMVTNINRKNKKHRHGRSPENRSRYDISRSPRSRRSSRHTRRSERSRSDHSRRSSHARRSERSHSREIGQGSQQLPQESEEEREEFPIRTQENDEVEIDTEQLPAGALEAESTAPVDREQHASVTGTDNENQPDHEVDLGEDVLNVIGPRLEPDQKKAPALHKDIVIRWKEIFKKGISNEENKDLVEKYDIPENCGFIAAPVLNSEVIAAIQENVKTRDKRITEKQERIAACMAANGKAISITFKSDSRDKLERLEIESDMGRLLAFLQREESEIRKSLILANLNSSVREILTGSTVDGFLFGENLEEKIKTAKTIERASKDLIQREKPSKFKDSKNQRGPQAKRQLMRKRNWTSSGPKKPTNDKFGPRPKKTYPRKTRFPDRRR is encoded by the exons ATGGGAAAGAAGAGGAATCACGATCATTCACCGTCAagggaaatgaaaaagaaggtCTTCGCTGAGAGACTAAGAGGAATGGTGACAAATATTaaccgaaaaaataaaaaac ATCGTCACGGCCGGTCTCCTGAAAATCGCTCACGATACGACATCAGTCGATCACCTCGTTCGAGAAGATCTTCGCGTCACACTCGTCGCTCAGAGCGTAGTCGCTCGGATCATTCTCGGCGCTCGAGTCATGCCCGTCGCTCAGAGCGGAGTCACTCGCGTGAAATTGGCCAGGGCTCGCAACAACTTCCGCAGGAGTCGGAGGAAGAGCGAGAGGAATTTCCGATACGGACTCAGGAAAATGACGAGGTGGAAATCGATACCGAGCAGTTGCCAGCGGGCGCACTGGAGGCCGAATCAACAGCCCCGGTCGACAGGGAACAACACGCGAGCGTGACCGGAACGGACAATGAAAACCAGCCTGATCATGAAGTTGACCTTGGAGAGGACGTATTAAACGTTATTGGACCGCGTTTGGAACCGGACCAGAAAAAGGCCCCTGCATTGCACAAGGATATTGTCATTCGTTGGAAAGAGATCTTTAAAAAAGGGATTTCTAACGAGGAAAACAAGGACCTAGTGGAAAAATATGATATTCCCGAAAATTGCGGATTCATAGCTGCCCCAGTGCTAAATTCGGAGGTTATTGCTGCAATACAGGAGAATGTCAAAACAAGAGACAAGCGTATTACGGAAAAACAAGAGCGCATCGCTGCCTGCATGGCAGCCAACGGAAAAGCTATCTCGATTACTTTTAAATCGGACAGTCGAGATAAACTCGAACGGCTCGAAATTGAGAGCGACATGGGAAGACTCCTGGCTTTTCTCCAGAGGGAGGAATCAGAAATTCGCAAGAGTTTAATCCTCGCGAATCTCAATTCATCCGTCAGAGAAATCTTGACGGGCTCGACAGTCGACGGTTTCCTGTTCGGGGAAAatctggaagaaaaaataaagactgCAAAGACGATTGAGCGTGCATCAAAGGACCTTATCCAACGGGAAAAACCATCAAAATTCAAGGATTCAAAAAACCAGAGGGGCCCGCAGGCGAAGCGACAGTTAATGCGCAAGAGGAATTGGACGTCGAGCGGGCCAAAGAAACCGACGAACGACAAGTTCGGCCCGAGACCGAAGAAAACATATCCTCGAAAGACGCGGTTCCCGGACAGACGCCGTTAA
- the LOC124215126 gene encoding lysosomal acid glucosylceramidase-like, whose protein sequence is MQRFYLLLILWICAAESLPCVPRDFGNGGTVCVCNATYCDSTPELEIPEIGSFVRYVSSRDGLRLDPTEGAFTNESATADVTLQLDLNTTFQTIHGFGGAFTDAAGINIKLLSNATADYILRSYFGEEGSRYNLGRVPIGGSDFSTRAYTYDDTQSVDTQLHNFSLTEEDVKYKIPLMQEALRMNRDLRFFASAWTAPPWMKTNNDYTGFGFLLEEYYQVYAEYTMKFMDEYKSYGLEMWAMTTGNEPSNGIVPVAGINSMGWTPSGMGKWVAENLGPTMSKSEHKDTIILAFDDQKFGLPWYVSDMFSNKVAKNYTAGIAFHWYWDSIVPSWVIDRTHYHFPEKFLIMTEASVGDKPWQFDKVILGSWERGEMYITDIMDNLQHWVTGWVDWNLALNHHGGPNWRSNFVDSAIIVNAENDEFYKQPMFYGLAHFSKFIPRGSVRLKLSQEGRSTIAVAFKTPDNKIVIVLYNTLTENQHAVIRDQERGNIDLQLPPKSIHTIVYK, encoded by the exons ATGCAACGATTCTACCTCCTGCTGATATTGTGGATATGTGCAG CGGAATCTCTTCCCTGCGTGCCTCGAGATTTCGGAAATGGAGGAACAGTGTGCGTGTGCAACGCTACTTACTGCGACAGTACACCAGAGCTCGAAATTCCGGAAATCggttcgttcgtgcgatacgTCTCGAGCCGAGACGGCTTGAGATTGGATCCAACGGAGGGTGCTTTCACCAACGAATCGGCAACCGCTGACGTCACTCTTCAGCTGGATCTTAACACCACTTTTCAAACTATTCACGGATTTGGAGGTGCTTTTACCGACGCGGCCGGCATcaacataaaattattgagCAATGCTACAGCGGACTATATACTCAG GTCGTACTTCGGCGAGGAAGGTAGTAGATACAACCTAGGTCGTGTGCCCATTGGTGGGTCCGATTTCTCCACACGAGCATATACTTACGACGACACCCAGAGTGTTGATACGCAACTTCACAACTTCAGCCTGACAGAGGAAGATGTCAAGTACAAAATTCCACTGATGCAAGAGGCTCTTAGAATGAATCGCGATCTAAGATTTTTCGCATCTGCGTGGACTGCTCCGCCTTGGATGAAGACAAATAATGATTACACGGGTTTCG GGTTTCTCCTTGAAGAGTACTACCAGGTGTACGCTGAGTACACTATGAAATTCATGGATGAGTACAAAAGCTATGGGCTCGAAATGTGGGCGATGACGACAGGCAATGAACCGTCTAACGGTATCGTACCAGTGGCTGGTATTAACAGCATGGGGTGGACACCGAGTGGCATGGGCAAATGGGTGGCGGAAAACCTCGGCCCTACCATGAGCAAATCCGAGCACAAAGATACGATAATTTTGGCTTTCGACGACCAGAAATTCGGCCTGCCCTGGTACGTCTCTGATATGTTTAGCAACAAGGTGGCAAAAAACTATACGGCCGGTATTGCATTCCATTGGTACTGGGATAGTATTGTACCTTCTTGGGTGATCGATCGAACCCATTATCATTTTCCTGAGAAGTTTCTGATCATGACCGAGGCCTCGGTTG GAGATAAGCCATGGCAATTCGACAAAGTCATTTTAGGATCCTGGGAACGAGGGGAAATGTACATTACGGATATCATGGAC AATCTGCAACATTGGGTTACCGGCTGGGTGGACTGGAATTTAGCTCTTAACCATCATGGTGGTCCCAATTGGAGGAGCAACTTTGTTGATTCTGCAATTATCGTGAATGCTGAGAATGACGAGTTTTACAAACAACCAATGTTCTACGGCTTAGCACACTTCAGTAAATTCATTCCACGAGGTTCTGTCAGATTGAAGCTCAGTCAGGAGGGAAGGTCTACAATTGCTGTCGCCTTCAAGACTCCGGACAATAAGATTGTTATAGTTCTGTACAATAC aCTCACTGAAAATCAGCATGCAGTTATCCGTGACCAAGAAAGAGGAAACATCGACTTACAGCTACCACCGAAATCCATTCATACCATTGTGTATAAGTGA